TTGTATTTTATAGATTTTGTCGCGCTGTTCTTTTGAGAGGTTCAGTTTTCCATAGTGAGGGGGAACGCGAACTTTTGATTTCTTACGAGTTGTCTTGGTTTCTTTGGCGGTGGCTTCTGTGGATTTCGTTTCTTTCTTTTGGGCTGGTACTGAGTCAGCTGTGCAAATGGTCAAAGCAATTCCTGTGAACAAAACGACAATTAAGTTAGTAAGCTTATTGGTGCGCATAATGGCCCTCTTTAAAAAAAGATTCTCATGTCAGTAAAAGGCAACGAACACGCCTTTAGAATAAGAATATTTTGTACATATGTGTGTCTGTGATTCAACTGACAGAATGAAATATATTGAAAATTTGTTAATTATATATTCATTTCAGTTGTTCACGAATTCTGTACAATTCTTCAAGAGCAGCCAGGGGAGTAAGCTCATCGACATTCAAATCTCTAATTTCGTCGAGCACGGGATGAGGGGTGTTTCCAAAGAGAGAAAGTTGTTGTTGAGAGGATGTTTTTTGAGGTCGAGGTGGAATGGTTGGCTTTCCACTGGCATCAATATGATCTTTTTCGAGTGTGGAAAGAATTTGATTAGCGCGGTGAATGACTTGTTCTGGAATACCTGCCAGGCGGGCGACATGGATTCCGTAGCTTTTATTCGCGGAGCCTTCAATAATTTTGTGAAGAAACACAATTTCGCCATCTTGCTCATGTACTGCGACATTCCAGTTACTGGCTTGTTTCAGGGATTGTGTTAATTCTGTGAGCTCGTGGTAGTGAGTCGCGAACAGTGTACGGGCTTTTATCTGGTCATGTAGATGTTCCGTCATCGACCATGCCAGAGAAATTCCATCATACGTGCTGGTTCCCCGCCCGATCTCATCCAGGATGACCAGACTGCGTTCAGAAGCGGAATTGAGGATTCGTGCCGCTTCTGTCATTTCGACCATAAAGGTACTTTGCCCTTTACTCAATTCGTCACTGGCTCCCACGCGTGCAAAAATACGGTCCGCAATTCCGATACGGGCTTCACTGGCAGGAATGAATGAGCCAATCTGTGCCATTAACGTGAGTAGAGCTGCCTGACGGATATAAGTACTCTTTCCTGCCATATTGGGACCAGTAATGATCTGGACGCGTCCATATGGATCGCCGAGTAAAACATCATTGGGAACAAATTCACCTGTCGGCTGCAGACGGTCGAGTACGGGATGCCGACTCTCTCTGATATCCAGCACTGGCTCTTCCGTAACTTCGGGACGGCAATAACCAGCGTGAGTGGCAAGGTGTGCTAAACCGAAGAGCACATCAATTTGTGCTAGTACCTCAGCCGTTTTTTGAGTACGTGGTGCTTCTTTGGCAACACGTTCCCGCAATTCGTCAAACAGAGTTTGTTCCAGTTCTATGGTCCGGTCTTCTGCTTTGAGCACTTTTTCTTCGTACTCTTTCAGTTCAGGGGTGATATAGCGTTCCTGATTCTTAAGAGTTTGTTTGCGAATATAATGCTCTGGTACTTTAGTAGCATGAGCGGCTGAAACCTCCAGATAATAACCGAAAACTTTGTTATAGCCGACTTTGAGATTGGGGATGCCGATGCGTTCGGATTCTTCATTACGATAGCTGGCAATCCATTCTTTCCCTCCACGTGATAGTGAGCGGAGTTCATCCAATTCTTCGTTAAATCCAGGACAGATTACACCTCCTTCATTGAGAGTCAGTGGGGGATCTTCCACGATCATCGATTCAATATCCGCACGCACTTCGGCGCAGAGATCAATGCTGGTTTCAAGTGATTGGAGCAGAACTGACTTTCTACCGGTAAGTTTCGCTTTCAGTTTAGGTAGTAATGCTAACGTCTGTGCCAGAAAACTCAGATCACGGGCACTGGCTCTCCCGGTCGCGATGCGCGCGGTGAGTCGTTGCAGATCATAAGTCTTGGCGAGTTCTTCTCGAATATCATTAACCAGTACCGGGTTATGTAAGAGTTCTTCAACCGAATCTAGCCGTTTCTGAATTTCATTCAAGTTTGTTAATGGGTTTGCAATCCATTCTGTTAGTAAACGAGCACCCATCGAAGTGACAGTTTCATCGAGAACCGAAATCAGACTACCTTCTCGTTTCCCTTCACGAATCGTGCGCGTCAATTCCAGACTACGTCTTGTTGCTTCATCAATTAATAAGCGATCACCGCGTTCATAAGGTTCGATCTGATTGATATGTGGAATCGCACTTTTCTGTGTTTCTTCCACATATTCAAGCAGAGCACCAGCGGCTGTGATGGAAGGAGATCCCTGCTCGAGGTTGAAGCCTTCCAGCGTCTTAGTACCAAAGTGTGATAATAAACGTTTTTCACACTCATCCTCTGCGAAAGACCATGGAGGGCGTTCAGTCAGCATTGTATCGAGGTGCCCTACCGCTTTTTGCAGTGCTGAATTTCCTTCTGCAAAAATACATTCTGCCGGATGGATGCGGGCCAGTTCGTCAATTAAATGCTCTGCTGTCGTGTTCGAAGTCAGGAAACGTCCCGTAGATAGCTCCAGCCAGGCCAGGCCAATACTTGATTTTCCGAAGTGAATACTTGCCAGAAAGTTGTTCTCATGGGGATCGAGTAAGGCGTCGTCAGTCAGTGTGCCCGGAGTGACGACTCGTGTGACTTCGCGTTTTACCATCCCCTTGGCTTTTTTAGGATCTTCTACCTGGTCGCAGATAGAGGCCCTGTAGCCGGCATGAATTAATTTATAGAGATAATTATCCAGCGAATGGTGTGGGAAGCCCGCCATCGGGATGGGATTACTGGAAGATTTATCGCGACTGGTGAGAGTGATCCCCAAAATACGCGCTGCGATTTCGGCATCTTCATTAAAGAGTTCATAGAAATCACCCATGCGAAACAAAAGCAGAGTTCCCGGATTCTGGCGTTTGACTTCCAGATACCGCTCCATCATGGGGGTTAGCTTCTTGCCTGTTTTAGTCATGCGTCCTGTTTTTCTCTGACGATTGGTTTACTTTTTCGTTCTCTTTTCCGGAAATAATGTACTGACGCTGGTGCGGTCGTGAATGGATCGAATGGCAGCAGCGAATGAATGAGCCACTGAAATGACCTCCAGATTATCGGGCAGAGGATCAGCTAAGGTTTCAATCGTATTGGTCATAAACATTTTCTTCAACGGACTATTGCCAATTCGCTCTGCTGCTCCTTTGGATAACACACCGTGTGTGACCGCGGCATAAATATCGTTGGCTCCTTTTTGTTTCAAGGTCTCAGCCATGCTGATCAAAGTGCGGCCTGTTATTGTGAAGTCATCGACAAGGATCACATTTTTGCCTTCCACTTCACCAATGACTTCCAATACTTCCACGGTTTCTGAATGGTCTTTGCGGGCTTTATTTCCAATGACGACTGGGACTCCCAGTAGTTTAGCAAAATCAGAAGCTTCTTTGGCAAATCCAACATCGGGGCTACAAACAACCAGATTTTCGATATTCATTTTTTGAATATGTTCGCCGATGACATGGCGGCCGTAGAGATGATCAACGGGAACGCTGAAAAATCCCTGGATTTGTGGACTGTGTAGATCCATGGTTAACACGCGGTCTGCTCCAGCTATTTCAATTGCGTCAGCGCAGACCCGGGCACGGATTGAAACGCGAGGTTCGTCTTTCTTGTCTCCTTTTGCATAGCTGAAAAAAGGGATCACAGCCGTAACCTGCTGTGCACTAGCGCGTTTCAGAGCATCGATCCAAAACATGAGCTCAACAAAATTATCGTTCACCGGATAATGGACGCCTTGAATGAGATAGACGTCGCGCCCTCGAACATTTTCCTTAATACGAACAAAAATATTACCTTCACTGAACTGGTGCGCTTCACACGGTGTCAAACGGATGCCCAACTCATCGGCAATGGCTTGCGCAAGGATGGGATTACCGGAACCAGCCATGATGGTCAGATCACCTTGTGGAGGCTGGAAGGGCTGGACTCGGGGGCCTCTGGAGAGTGGATTCGGAGAATTAGCCATTAATAAACAGATCAATCAAACAGGGCAATTTTATGCCGGAAAACATTACTATTCTTGGGAATTCTGGATTATTTCACTTTACTCCATTCACGAAGAAAAGCAGACTCCATAATATCGATGCTGAATCGCAAAACAAGCGAACGCCAGCCAATATCCTGAAGGATGTATCCAAGTGGATTCGCCTTACCCCTATTATTGACACCAAATCGTTTACTTAGGGTTGAATTCAATTTTCAACCTGCAATTGATGTTGAGATATCTAAAATGACAGAAAGAATTTACAACTTTTCTGCAGGCCCCGCTGCACTTCCTTTGCCCGTTCTGGAACAGGCACAACAAGATCTGATTTCACTGGGAGATACGGGAATCGGGGTTCTGGAGCATTCTCACCGGAGTAAAGCATTTCTCGCCGTTTATGAGCAAGCTGAAGGCCTGTGCCGGGAAATCGCTTCCGTTCCAGATAACTATAAAGTTCTGTTTTTGCAGGGAGGGGCTTCGACTCAGTTTTTCATGATCCCCATGAATCTGCTTTCTAAAGATCAGACAGCCGACTATTTGGTTACCGGTTCCTGGTCCAAGAAGGCCGTCAAAGAAGCCAAACTCTTTGGAAATGTAAATATCGCCTGTAATAGCGAAGACAAAAATTTTTCCTACATTCCCTCTGAAGTCGCTTTGAGTGAGCAACCCGCTTATGTGCACTTCACATCAAATAATACGATTTATGGTACTGAGTTCGCATCAGAACCCGAAGTTCCAGCGGGAGTGCCTTTAGTCTGTGATGCGAGTAGCGATATCTTTTCGCGTCCCATCGATATCTCTAAATATGGGATTGTTTACGCCGGTGCTCAGAAAAACCTGGGACCCAGTGGTATGGCTGTCGTCATCATTCGGGATGATCTCATCGAGCAGGGACCGACCGACATACCAACAATGATGCAGTATCGCACTCACTCAGAAGCGGGTTCCATGTTTAACACGCCACCGACATTTGGGATTTATGTTTTGGGACGCGTCCTGCAATGGTTGAAAGATCAGGGCGGGTTAGCGGCGATGGGGCAGAAGAATCAGGCCAAAGCGGGTAAGCTATATGATTACCTGGATCAAAGCCAGCTCTTCAAGCCCACGGCTGCGAAACAGGATCGCTCCTTAATGAACGTGACATTCGTGACCGGCGATGCCGACCTGGATGCGAAGTTCATTGCTCAGGCGACTGCTGCCGGTTTGGATGGCTTGAAAGGCCATCGTAGTGTGGGTGGAATGCGTGCGAGTATTTATAACGCGTTTCCGGAAGCCGGCATTGACAAGTTACTCTCCATGATGAATGAGTTCGAACAGGAGCACGCCTCTTGAATCAGCCCGAAGTCGATAAAGCACATGCGGATATAGGACTGGTCTGTGCCTTGCACATGGAGATTCAGCAATTTCTGGATCGTTGTGAGCACGTCAAGAAATATACCGGCGGTTCGTATGTCTTTCGGGGAGGCTTTCTTGATCAAGTCAAAGTTGCCGTTGTGCAAACGGGTGTGGGATTCGCTCGCGCCCGAGCGGCAACTCAGGCACTGATTGACGCGCATTCGCCTCCCTGGGTTTTATCGGTTGGATTTTCGGGAGCCCTGGACCCAAAAATGAAGGTCGGAGATATTGTCGTCGGTACTTCCGTCTGTGACCTGCATGGCCAGGAATTAAAAAACGATGTTCAATTTCCGGAAGACCCGGAGCACGGGCTCTATGTGGGGAAGCTCATCAATGCTGATGAGATCGTTCGTACTGTTGAAGAAAAACTCAGAATTGCTGAACAATATGCAGCGCTCGCTGTCGATCTGGAAAGCCTGGCGGTAGCACAGGTCTGTCAGGCTGAGAAGAAAGGCTTCATGGCAATTCGCGCGATTAGCGACGATTGCTCTACAGATCTTCCTCCCGAAGTAATTTCAATCCTCGGGGAAACCGGAGCCGGGCGGGCAGGGGCAGCGGTAGGAGCCATCTTCAAGCGTCCTGAAAGTATTAAGGAAATGTGGAAGATGCGCGGCGATGCCTCAAAGGCGGCAACACGTCTGGGTAGTTTCCTGGAAGGTGTGGTGACCCAGCTCTATGAAGCCCGGCACTAATACTCGCCAACCTCTTCGCCACCATCGGGTGTGCTCAATGCTTTGAGTATTTCAGGGTCAATGTCTTTTGAAATGAATCTCACACTATTATCACCCAGCAGTATATGGTTACCATCTCTTTGAGAAGTTTTTTTGTCAGGTCCAATAATATGCATTGGATCTGCTAAAAACGTCGGATCACCCCAAGGTTGAAAATCTTCTGCTGTCTCTAGAGCCATTATAGTATTTGACATTCCGTCTTTGATATCTGTGAGGCGAGAAAACTGATTTTTCTTCAGCACAAGTTCGTTGCCCACGTAATGTGAAATTCCATATGCCCCTAAAGAGTCTTTAGCATTTGAGTTTTTATCATGGATAGTTCGATTTAAAAAGACTTCGAGATTCTCCCGAAAGAATTCTTGATTGCTGGGATCATTCCAGGGTTTGGCGAAATTAATTTTACTATAAAGTACAGCCTCACCCATGTAGGGGAGGATTTGAGTTTGCCAGCTATGGTAGGGGATTCCGCTTTCAGTAACGGGAGCTTCGGGAGGCAGAATACGATGTGCATCATGGTAGAGATGTAGCGCTATACCCATAGAATATAAATTGTATTTGGATTGAGCACGCCTTGCTGCTTCTGGTGCAATACTATACACAGGCCGCGTTAAATACCATATTAGTAAAACAAGACAAATTTCTGCGATTGTGATTTTGATGAAAAGCCAAAAGCAGTTTTTGGAGACTGGGACGTTTTGAGGTTGGTTAACCATCTGGCTTTCCTGATTCAATTATTATTTATGAATTCAAATTTTAGTTAACCATTCGAAATGCTAAAACTCTCCTATCGCTTTCCCATCATTGGGGATACTCAAGTTTTTTAATGTCTCAGGGTCAATGTTTTCCGAAACGAAGCGCACACTGCCGTCACCCATGAGGACATGATTGCCTCCTCTGAAAGAGGACTTCTTTCCTTGACCCATGATCTCGATAGGCTTTGCAATCGAAGTCGGGTCGCCCCAGGGCTTGAAGTTTTGGCCTGTCTCGACTGCCAGAATGGTATTCGATGTACCATCTTTGATATCTCGTATGCGACTGCCTCTGTTTTTCTTCATGACGAGTTCATTGCCGACATAATGGGAAAGACCTAATCCATCAGGTGAAATCTTTTCTTCAATTGACGGGTTTAAGTATGTGGGAATTACCTGTTCAAAAATGATTTGGTTGCTGGGATCATCCCAGGCTACGTCAAAATCGATGTCATTATAAAGTGGCGCCTGATCAACAAAGGGGAGAATAGCAGTTTGCCAACTATGGTAGGGTTTCCCGTCTGTGGTCGCAGTCCCTCCGGGAGGAAATTGCGAAAAAACTTCGTGATAATTATGTAGCGCCAGACCAATTTGCTTCATATTATTTTTCGACGTAGAACGCCGTGCTGCATCGCGAGCTTGCTGCACCGCTGGTAAGAGTAGGGCCATCAAAATTAGAATCACCAAAACAAACCCGCCGCCGGCAACAGCAACAACAATCCAAAGTACGGCATTACTTTTTTTAGGTGATGTCGTTTGAGATTGGCTTTCTTGTTGGAAATCGTCTTCCAGAAAGTTATCGGTATATTCAGGAATTAATCCTGGAATCTGGGCTGCTGGAACGAAGTCGCTCTCTTCACCTTTCCGGACAAGATCAGATTCCTGGACCTTGCCTTCGGCTGCTAATTCTTTCAGACGCTGAACAGTTAAGGGGCCAGCGATTTGACTACCACGCTTAACATACCAATTGGCCATGAGGGATTCCTTTACGTAAAGTAATGATTCAGTAACCTAGAATACAATAAGGGCTCATTAGAATACAGAGAAACATCTGGGAAGAATGTATATTCTTCAGATATCTGTTTAGTGGTGAATGAGGTTCGCTCATTAATCTGTTAGTATGAGTCTGTTGGCTGTGAAATCTGTTTATCCCATTAAGGAGATGTGCGAGTGGCAGCGGAACCTGTGATGCGTCCCTGGATTTTATCCGAGACCAATTATGCCCATGTAAAAGAAAACCCCTATGAAGTGGCGGTGTTGCCAATGGGGGCTACGGAACCGCATAACCTGCACCTGCCTTATGGAACGGATACTTATGAAGCAGACGCAATTGGCTCTCGCGTGTGTGAAGCTGCTTATCAACGTGGTGCGAAAGTTGTCATGTTGCCTCCGATACCTTACGGAACAGAAACCAATCAATCTGAGTTTCCTCTCTCAATGAATGTGAACCCTTCCACGTTAGGACAAATCATTGCAGATCTGGTTGATTCACTTGCAAATCATGGCGTACATAAACTGTTGATTCTGAATAGTCATGGTGGAAATGATTTTAAACCGTTATTGCGCGAACTACATGGTTCTACGCCGGTACAAATCTTTCTGGCGGACTGGTTTCGCGGGACTTCCGCCGATGTGAAAGCAGAGCTGTTCGAGAACCCGGATGATCATGCAGGAGAAATGGAAACCTCACTGGCACTGGCTTATTTTCCGCAGTTTGTTTCCCGTGATCCAGAAACAGACGCTTTACATGCCGATGAGGGGGCGACCAACGCGACGCGATTTGCAGCGGTCAATTCTGGTTGGGTCAGTATCACACGACCCTGGCATTTATTGACTACCAATTCCGGATCGGGTAACCCTCATCAGGCGTCCGCCGAGAAAGGCGAGAAATTAATGCAGGTGCTTGTCGAGCGGTTATCACAATTTCTGGTCGAACTCTCAGAGGCAAAACTGGATGATCAATTTCCATTCTAATAGTGTCTCAGGAAGTCCATGCCTGAGATCCTGGATATTGGTACTCTGCTTAGGCTCTGTATTTGCAATTGATCAGAGAACTTGCGTTCGGGCTGAAGAACAGCACTCTGTTATTAAATTTCAAGACATTACTGAAAACGCTCAGCTTCAATTTCAGCATCAGTCTCCTGCAACAACAAAACGCCACTTACACTTGACGATGGGGTCAGGAGTGGGCTGGCTTGATTATGACAATGATGACTTGCCTGATTTGTACTGTGGCCAAGGCGAGGAGTGGCGAAGATCTAAGAAAAAAAAGAGTGATGATTCTGCAATCGGATTATCGAACCGTTTGTTTCGTAACCAGGGGAAAAGTCAATTTCAAGACGTAACGACATTCGCAGGCTTAATTTCGATCGGTTATTCGATGGGGATTGCGGTCGGGGATTATAATCATGATGGCTTTGAAGATCTCTATGTGAGTCAGTTCGGCAGGAATCTCTTATATCAGAACAATGGAGACGGCACCTTTTCGAATGTCTCACAGGTGGCGCGTGTGGATGATCCCGGTTATGGGGCCAGTTGTACCTGGGCTGATTTGAACGGTGATGGATTGCTGGATCTCTATGTCGTCAATTATCTGAAAATTGATCGAGAGAATTATCCTCTTTGCAGCCGTAAGGTCGACGGAAGCCGCGTTTATTTTATTTGTCATCCGCGTTACGTACGTGGGCAATATGATGTGATCTATCGGAATCTGGGGAATGGTTCTTTTCTGAACGTCTCGAAAAAAGCGGGTTTACATAGTGAGCCTGCCCGCCAGGGGCTTGGTGTCTTTGCTGCAGACTTCGACCGCGATGGTGATATGGACGTGTATGTTGCCAATGACTCAGTTGCTAACCAGTTGTGGGTGAATAATGGTCATGGCGTTTTTACAGATCAGGCTTTAGTGGCAGGTGTGGCGTTCAATCGTGCGGGAGATCGGGAAGCGGGAATGGGTATCGCCGGAGCAGATTATAACAACGATGGTCAGCTTGACCTCTATGTGACGAATTATTATGGCGAAACCAATACCTTGTACCGAAATGAAGGGGCCCTTTTTTTTCTGGATGTGACCGACGAAACCGGCCTGGCAACGCCCAGCCGCATGCGCCTGGGGTTTGGAGCCTCTTTTCTGGATTTGAATAATGATGGCTGGGCAGATTTGTTTGTGACGAATGGTCACGTTCATGATCGACTGGCTCAACTGGGAAGAAATGAGCCTTACGAACAGGAACCGCAAGTGCTGCTCAATCAAGCAGGACAGTGGTTTCGAAATGTGTCTCAACAGGCAGGTCCCTTCTTTCAGAAACAACAGGTGGGGAGAGGCAGTGCCGTTGCAGATTTCAATCGGGATGGATTACCTGATGTTGCGGTCTCACATTTGAATGGGAAGTTAGTTCTGCTGGAGAATCGTTCTGAGACTCCCAATCAGAGTATTGGTTTGCAGCTCATTGGAACTACCTCCAACAGAAGTGCCATTGGTGCCATCATCGAGCTGAAAGTGGCGTCCGAAAATCTCACTCGGTATTGCCGAGGTAGCAGCAGTTATCTTTCGGCCGATGAACGTTGGGTTTTTTCAGGTGTGGGAAAGAATCAAGGTCCCGTCACGGTAAAAGTGATCTGGCCTGAAGGGAAAACGGAAATCTGGTCTGGATTACGACCGGGGAGGCGTTATACATTAATAGAAGGCGCAAGTGATTCTCAGGACCTGTCTCAAATACAGCGGTGATTATGAAACCTCTGCCGGAACAAGATAAGCTGACCAAGCCATTTCCTATGCAGAAAAAGAGCATTCTTTTTTCAAGCAAATCTATCGTGGCTGTTGTCGCTGTCATTGCATTGCTAATTTTTTATTTCTACGGCGGAACTGATTCTTCTCGCTCAAAAAAATCTGGTCAGATCAATCAGATCAAAACGGTTCAGAAAGCTGAAAAAGTCAAACAGAACGAATTGATCGCTTATTTAAAACAACATCCCCAAGATGAGTTCGCACATTTTCAGTTAGGGGAATTAATCAAGGATCGCGCTCCGTTCCAGGCCTTGGAAAATTTTTCGCATGTCACTCCCATGCATCCCCGTTATTACGAAGCCGTCGATGCGATTGCTGAAATTTCGCTGAAGCAGAATCTACCCAAACAAGCAAAAAAGGCGTTGTTAACGCTCATTCGAAAGTTCCCTCAGCAGAGTCGTTACCAGGATCTGTTAGCGAAGCTGTTACTTGAGGAGCGAGACTATGATCGAGCACTTAAGCATGCCACACGTAGCATCGAACTTGGTGCCAATCAAGCAGAGAACCATATGTTGGTTGCTAACATTCTACGACAAGCAGGAAGAACCAGCGAAATGTGTGGCCCCCTGAAACAGGCTCTGTTTTTAGAGCCCGAATCGTTGGTTGCTCATTTAAATCTGGCTTATGCAGCACTTTACTCAGGAGATTTGCAGACTGCCGAGCGGGAGGCACTGTGGTGCCTGAAACAGAATCCTTTGTCGAATACCGCGTTACGGTATCTGGCACAAATTGATAGAAGCCGAGGGAATATTTCAGAGGCCCTCGCACATATCGAGCAGGCATTAGTGGTTGATCCCGAGGATTTTGAAAGCCTGTTACTCAAAGCCGATTTACTGATTTATCAAAGGGCAGGTCAACAGGCATATGACTTACTGAAGCCACTCTATCTAGAACATCAAACCGATAGACGGTACATCACGGCATTATCGCGGGCTGCTGGTTTGATTGGAAATCGTAAAGAAGTTTTGCAGTTGCAAAGACAGAATCAGTTGCTGATTAAAGAAGACGATTTAAAACCTTCCACTTTACAAAGTGAAACCATTGAAGATTCGCAATCTCGGTAGCAATGAGGAAGCTCGTCTTAAGAGAGCAAATTTAATCAGCCAGTATTGACCTGAATTCTACGGGGTTCTGCTTTAGGGGCTTTGGGAAGGAAAATACGCAAGACACCATTTGTCAGCTTCGCTTCAATTTCACTATGCACAATTTCTCCACTGAGAATGAATGAACGCAGATAATTTCCTACTTCATATTCTTGATGCAGTGGTTGCGCTCCTTCGGGAATTTGAGGTTCCACTTTACCCAGTAATGTGAGCTTGTTGTCCTGAACCTGTAATTCAAGTGAACCGACAGAAACTCCGGGAAGATCGGCATACAGCACAAGACCGGCTTCTGTTTCATAGATATCAATCGGGGGAGTGAAAACATATTGACCGGGATGAGCCATTTCCCCTCGTTCTTCATTACTGTCTTGTCGATTCATGTTATCATCTCTCGATCTATTCCCCAGAGCTCACAGGAATTTGGCGGGGTTGCTCTTCTTCGAGTTTGGGTAGATGGATTTTAAGGACCCCTTCGTTAAATTCTGCTGAAAGATGTTCTTCAGAAATTCGATCAGGAATACTGATAGATCGCTGCCATTCTCCAAAGGTTCGTTCTTGACGACGGAAGCGTTCTTCTGAGATCTCTCCATCGGCGATCTCAGGAGGATTACGATGGCCTTTCAGAGTGAGCACACTGTTTGCAATCGTCAATTCCAGGTCTTCTGCCAGCATTCCGGGAAGTTCTGCGGTGATGAGATATTCGTGAGCCAGTTCAAAAATATTGACCGCAGGATATTGTCGGGGCATACGGATCCCTTGAACTGAGAATTCGACCCCCTGAACCAGACGGTCTACTTCTCGCTCCAAATCTCTGAGCGGGTTCCAAGATTGTTCCCAACGAAAAATTGGCATTTCCAAACATCCTAAAACTAAAAAAAACGAGTCTTTGGTGATTCTAGAATAAGCAAAGGTCATACCATTGAGGATGAGATCACTCAAATCAAAAATCGATGTTGTAAGTATCTGTAATAGAATATTTTATCGTTGACAGACACAGAAAAGTCCAGATTGAATTTTGAACGAAATGTCATTTTGGCAAGTCAATAGAGTGGATTTATGCAGTAGTGAATATGTCATAATGGCAGCTTCTTTGCTGTCTCGCGAGGGGTAGTGAGACTTATTCCCATTGAACCGGCTGAATCACACCCGTCGCCAGCAGCGCACCAAATACGATTCCGGTAAGAAAGATAGTGCGTAATACCCAGATCGCGCGAGCCGGTCCAAACCATTCTGTAAGACGCTGTCCCTTTCGTGTGTGTGCCAGAAACCATTGTTCTTTGATCAAACCGAACAACGAGAAAATCAGAACGGCTCCACCGATGAGGGCATTCTCAGAAATGTGAAATGGCATTAGGTCGCTTCTTCAGTCTGAGTCAAAGGAGTTGCAGAATGGACTCTGGGGAAGAAAGCCCAGAACAGTAACGTCGCTAAGAGGGCAATGGCGGCACTACTCAACCAGATACCAGGCCAGTCTCGAAATAAATTAATCACATCGCCGTCTAAGTTTTTTTGAGTGAAAGCCAGGACTCCAGATTCTGATTGAACATTCATTTGTGATCGGATTAACGTGCCTTTTCCTGTTGAAGTGAAAAAGTCTCCGATTTTTCCACTGATGAATCCACCTGCAAACATTCCTAAACTAAACACAAACGTTCCGAAAAACGTTTGCATACTCCCTCGAACATCAAGAGGAGCCACTTTATCGACATAGATATAAGCGGCGGCCAGAAAGCAACCAAAACAGAGCCCATGCATGGCCTGTCCCAGGCAGGTGAGCGAGAGAACGAGGGCAAAAGAGTTCTCGATTGTCGAGGCGTAGGCAAAAATGACTGATCTCATCAAATACGATAAGAGACCAACCAGCATTACAGTCTTGAATCCAAATTTTTTGAGAGCAAATCCGAGTCCCGCCATCACCAGCACTTCAAAGACTTGACCGATGGAACTGATTCTCTGCTCCCAGGCACCCTGCACCTGTCCCAACCCCAACATTGCCTTCAAGAACGGTGCGTTCCATTGGAAGTAAAATTTATGCACGATGGAGATAATAAATGTGACGAGTACAAGCACTAGAAAGT
The Gimesia aquarii DNA segment above includes these coding regions:
- a CDS encoding Hsp20/alpha crystallin family protein translates to MPIFRWEQSWNPLRDLEREVDRLVQGVEFSVQGIRMPRQYPAVNIFELAHEYLITAELPGMLAEDLELTIANSVLTLKGHRNPPEIADGEISEERFRRQERTFGEWQRSISIPDRISEEHLSAEFNEGVLKIHLPKLEEEQPRQIPVSSGE
- a CDS encoding MFS transporter codes for the protein MTAIDSPATQSTDKLLKMRLYLMMFLQYFVQGCYLPIITLYLIDALGFSAWQIGVFGSALAVGPLVAPFIFGQIVDRHYSTERVLSFCHFSGGILMLVLFVQHSFWPVVILGVLYSVLYIPTMMLTNSLTFQHLKDREKEFPMIRLWGTIGFVVPAWVAEGVFLAHLKGQELNTGRGIVLAMAGVAGIIMALYCLTLPHTPPVKSDKKDLAPGKVLKMLKLRHFLVLVLVTFIISIVHKFYFQWNAPFLKAMLGLGQVQGAWEQRISSIGQVFEVLVMAGLGFALKKFGFKTVMLVGLLSYLMRSVIFAYASTIENSFALVLSLTCLGQAMHGLCFGCFLAAAYIYVDKVAPLDVRGSMQTFFGTFVFSLGMFAGGFISGKIGDFFTSTGKGTLIRSQMNVQSESGVLAFTQKNLDGDVINLFRDWPGIWLSSAAIALLATLLFWAFFPRVHSATPLTQTEEAT